One stretch of Tachysurus fulvidraco isolate hzauxx_2018 chromosome 12, HZAU_PFXX_2.0, whole genome shotgun sequence DNA includes these proteins:
- the LOC113659323 gene encoding putative transmembrane protein INAFM2 gives MRERDFMPNMERGKPATYTGDKKAKMAAKTNKKWVRLATVFAYVLSVSLAAIILAIYYSLIWKPTIQVPAGPKGNNSASTNASTSVNGTSANFTEADNGTSTNGTQINLGLNVTGTGNESAYSAAIEYTPVSEQMKQTGFEQYRYDQNSGSVTSPSDAKREKRESVPEKYARSRNEPSEPEQRGQE, from the coding sequence ATGCGGGAGAGGGACTTCATGCCCAACATGGAGCGGGGCAAGCCAGCTACGTACACGGGGGACAAGAAAGCCAAGATGGCCGCAAAGACCAACAAAAAGTGGGTACGGCTGGCCACCGTGTTTGCCTACGTGCTCTCCGTGTCCCTGGCAGCTATCATACTTGCCATTTATTATAGCCTAATATGGAAGCCGACAATCCAGGTTCCAGCCGGGCCCAAAGGAAACAACAGCGCATCCACGAACGCCTCGACCAGCGTTAACGGAACCAGCGCCAATTTCACCGAAGCAGACAACGGCACGAGCACAAATGGTACGCAAATAAACTTGGGGCTTAATGTGACTGGCACCGGAAACGAGAGTGCTTACTCGGCCGCCATTGAATACACGCCTGTCAGCGAACAGATGAAACAAACCGGGTTTGAACAGTACAGATATGATCAAAACTCGGGAAGCGTCACAAGTCCGAGCGACGCAAAAAGGGAAAAGCGCGAGTCGGTACCAGAGAAATATGCGCGCTCTCGAAACGAGCCTAGTGAACCGGAGCAGAGAGGACAAGAATAA